The following nucleotide sequence is from Candidatus Binatia bacterium.
CTCGATGAGCTCTTCGGCGGTCGCCTCACTGCCCGGGCGCCGCACGACAAAGGCGGCGACCCGCTGCCCCCACTCGACGTCGGGCACACCAATCACGGCGACGTCCTCAACCGCGGGGTGGGAGAACAACGTGCTTTCGACTTCCGCCGGCGCGATGTTCTCCCCGCCGCGAATGATCATGTCGTCCTTGCGACCGGCGAGGAACACGTACCCGTCTTCGTCAATCCAGCCCATGTCGCGCGTTGGCAACCAACCGTCGCGTTGCAGGGGCGACTCCACGCCGCTTGCCGTACGGTATCCCTTCATCACTCGCGGCGTGCGCACCCAAATTTCCCCCACCTCACCGCGCGGTAGCTCTCGGCCTTCTTCATCGACAACGATGAGCTCCACGTCGGGCAGCGGGCGGCCGATCGAACGCAAGCGGCGGAGTTTGATCTCGTCTTGCTCGGGTGAGCCCGTCAACCGGTGGTCTTCCGGGCCCAGCACGGTCAGCGTCGAAGTGGTCTCCGTTTGGCCAAAGGCATTGACGAAGCCCAGCGAGCGGGGAAACACCTCGATGGCTCGCCGGATCACCGGGAAGGGCATCGGCGCACCTCCGTACGAGAGCACTTCCAGGCTCGATAGGTCGCGGTGAGGGAAGTCCGGATGATCGAGGATTTGCTTGAGCATTGTCGGGACCACGAACGCGTGAGTCACACGCTCGCGCTCTACGGTTTCGAGCCAAGCGCCGGCCTCGAATTGCGGCAGCAACACCATGCGCCGGCCGGTCCAAACGTTCGTCATGATGTTGGTTGCGCCCGCGATGTGATAGAGCGGCACGCACACCAGCGCAGTGCCGCGCGGCGTGCCGTCCGCAAGCTCGACGTTGCTCGTCACATATTGGCTGAAGTCGCCGTGGGTCAGGAGCACAGCTTTGGGCTGCGCCGTCGTGCCGCTGGTGTACATCAGAATGGCGGTCTCTTCGTCGTCGACCTCCACCGCTTCCTCCAGGGGCGGATCTGCGAGCAGCTCTTCGTAGCGCCTTCCCACGGTATTGTCGGTACCGACAGCAACCACGAGCGGGCGCTCAGGCAGGCGAGCGAGCAGTTCCTGCAGCGTGGGCACGTAACGGTCCCCCACGAACAACACGCGCACGCCCGCACTAGCAATCATGAACTCGAGCTCCGGCGGTTTGGCGCGGTAGTTGAGCGGGAGAAACACTCCGCCTACAGCGGCCGTGGCATAATACGCGGTCACGTACCGATCGGAGTTCGTGTCCAGCACGGCAACGCATTGTCCGGGCTGCACCCCGACTCCTCGCAACCCGCTCGCCAATCGGCGCGCTTCCTCCCAGAGCTCCCCGTACGACCAAGCGCGGCCTTGAAAGCGCACCGCTTCCTGCTCCGGAAACAAGCCCGCCGGAATGCCCAAGAAATTTGCTGTATTCACCTTGACCTCCCTCTATTTTGCCTGCGCAAGACGGCGACGACGCGATTGGCCAAGCGGTTTTCGAGGCGCAAGGCTGATTCGAGACTCAGATCGAGTCCTTCCCCGACGGCACGTTTACTCGCAGAGAGCAGCTCCGGGGCGAGCGCTGCCAGTCGCTTCGCGATTCTTAAAACCGTGCTTTCCAGCCGCTCTCGCGGTACCACTCGAAC
It contains:
- a CDS encoding long-chain-fatty-acid--CoA ligase, coding for MNTANFLGIPAGLFPEQEAVRFQGRAWSYGELWEEARRLASGLRGVGVQPGQCVAVLDTNSDRYVTAYYATAAVGGVFLPLNYRAKPPELEFMIASAGVRVLFVGDRYVPTLQELLARLPERPLVVAVGTDNTVGRRYEELLADPPLEEAVEVDDEETAILMYTSGTTAQPKAVLLTHGDFSQYVTSNVELADGTPRGTALVCVPLYHIAGATNIMTNVWTGRRMVLLPQFEAGAWLETVERERVTHAFVVPTMLKQILDHPDFPHRDLSSLEVLSYGGAPMPFPVIRRAIEVFPRSLGFVNAFGQTETTSTLTVLGPEDHRLTGSPEQDEIKLRRLRSIGRPLPDVELIVVDEEGRELPRGEVGEIWVRTPRVMKGYRTASGVESPLQRDGWLPTRDMGWIDEDGYVFLAGRKDDMIIRGGENIAPAEVESTLFSHPAVEDVAVIGVPDVEWGQRVAAFVVRRPGSEATAEELIEFCRQRLASFKKPDFVYFVSELPKNPLGKVLRRDLRERWERGEFVHSGD